One segment of Primulina tabacum isolate GXHZ01 chromosome 14, ASM2559414v2, whole genome shotgun sequence DNA contains the following:
- the LOC142525561 gene encoding aluminum-activated malate transporter 4-like, translating to MMAANLGSFRQSFVERGQERLLSRRFCSDEGLDSYYFRHEGCLHRLYRITLERFSKWWNDAKGIAVRAYEMGRSDPRKAVFAAKMGSALSLVSVLIFFKEPLSYVSQYSIWAILTVVVVFEFSIGATLNKGFNRALGTFSAGALSLGIAELSKMAGRFQEVVVVVSIFIAGSLASYLKLHPAMKQYEYGFRVFLLTFCIVLVSGSSHFVRTAVSRLLFIAVGAGVCLIINVCIYPIWAGEDLHKLVTKNFKGVASSLEGCISMYLQCVEYTRIPSKILLYQASDDPLYKGYRAAVESTSQEESLLAFAVWEPPHGRYRMLNYPWNEYVKVSGALRHCAFMVMAMHGCILSEIQASLELRQVFKNEIHRVGTEGAKVLRLLGEKVEKMEKLNPGDLLQEIHDAAEDLQMMIDQKSYHLVNAESWETKNRPKKFADPEQLQDLKDNENKRAPVINSLSESMTNLKAPLQLPNYDPQNPNAAVNISASQWGSAEDMLRQQTMWPSRVSLIGDTPFPLNEREIKTYESASALSLATFTSLLIEFVARLQNLVNSFEGLSEKAKFKDPVKSTEQKAAAGFWSRLLKCMCCNDN from the exons ATGATGGCCGCAAATCTCGGATCTTTTAGGCAGAGTTTTGTGGAGAGAGGCCAAGAGAGATTGCTTTCGAGGAGGTTTTGTTCTGACGAGGGTTTAGATTCTTATTACTTTCGCCATGAGGGCTGTTTACATCGGCTTTATCGGATCACGTTGGAAAGGTTTTCCAAATGGTGGAATGATGCCAAGGGAATTGCGGTTAGGGCATATGAAATGGGCCGTTCTGATCCTAGGAAGGCGGTGTTTGCGGCTAAGATGGGCTCTGCTTTATCTCTGGTTTCGgttcttatttttttcaaagAGCCATTAAGTTATGTAAGCCAATACTCCATCTGGGCTATCCTCACTGTCGTCGTCGTGTTTGAATTTAGCATTG GGGCGACACTAAACAAAGGGTTCAACCGCGCATTAGGGACCTTTTCTGCTGGAGCACTATCGCTGGGCATTGCAGAATTATCTAAGATGGCCGGTCGATTCCAAGAAGTAGTGGTTGTTGTCAGCATTTTCATTGCTG GCTCGTTGGCTAGTTATTTGAAGTTGCACCCTGCCATGAAACAGTACGAATATGGATTCCGGGTGTTCTTGCTGACATTTTGCATTGTGCTGGTATCGGGATCTTCACATTTTGTTCGAACAGCTGTTTCTAGGTTGCTGTTTATTGCAGTTGGTGCCGGTGTTTGTTTGATCATAAATGTTTGTATTTACCCCATTTGGGCTGGCGAGGATTtgcataaattggtcacaaaaAATTTCAAGGGGGTCGCTAGTTCTTTGGAAG GATGTATCAGTATGTACTTGCAGTGTGTTGAATACACTAGAATACCTTCAAAGATTCTTCTCTACCAGGCTTCTGATGATCCCCTGTACAAAGGATATAGAGCTGCAGTTGAGTCCACAAGCCAGGAGGAGTCCCTG CTAGCTTTTGCTGTATGGGAACCACCTCATGGTCGTTATAGAATGCTCAATTATCCTTGGAATGAATATGTTAAAGTTAGTGGTGCTCTAAGGCATTGTGCATTCATGGTTATGGCAATGCATGGGTGCATACTTTCAGAAATACAG GCATCATTGGAGTTGAGGCAGGTTTTTAAGAATGAGATTCATAGAGTTGGGACTGAAGGAGCTAAAGTGTTACGATTGCTTGGTGAAAAAGTAGAGAAGATGGAAAAACTAAATCCGGGAGACCTGCTCCAGGAAATTCATGATGCCGCAGAGGATTTGCAGATGATGATTGACCAAAAATCGTATCATTTGGTTAATGCAGAGAGTTGGGAAACTAAGAACCGTCCTAAGAAATTTGCCGATCCTGAACAACTACAAGATCTCAAAGATAATGAAAACAAGCGAGCGCCCGTGATAAATTCGCTTAGTGAATCAATGACCAATCTAAAAGCACCTCTACAATTACCAAACTATGATCCGCAGAATCCAAACGCGGCTGTCAACATCTCTGCGTCACAATGGGGTTCTGCTGAAGATATGCTAAGACAGCAGACAATGTGGCCTTCTCGGGTCTCCCTCATTGGTGATACCCCTTTCCCTTTGAATGAGCGTGAAATAAAGACGTACGAAAGTGCTAGTGCATTGTCGCTTGCAACATTTACTTCTCTGTTGATCGAGTTTGTTGCGAGGCTTCAGAATCTCGTGAACTCATTTGAAGGACTAAGCGAGAAGGCAAAATTCAAGGATCCGGTCAAGTCAACAGAACAGAAAGCGGCTGCTGGTTTCTGGAGTCGGCTGCTCAAGTGCATGTGCTGCAATGACAATTAA
- the LOC142524223 gene encoding uncharacterized protein LOC142524223 isoform X3 — protein sequence MPPKKREKYARREDAILHALELERQLLENKYGKLENSSNHRSKSSPDAATSSEYLGDGGKNKNESRSDQISERLGLSPVEKNAEVCLYEVIAREESQLSGDDDGASVLPRTRGLQDFGLRAAPIREELSGVTFRAKRSRCAYLSNDSGDYLNDGRLQSSLAEMPVSKLEEKDLPYSDLGEERISESTEDTETDCSETDSMESDSDDDLTALSDGSASIELHPKYPRIEANEGHGSINSDDPDELTFPDDLSNPNEHASTKSGVSKWQLKRKRNNRGLGKRSIDRTDSEVFRRNTNGRSSHWTSGGTKADSGHKSCRTHAAKYKSTGLSRSSHNILDSDVMTWDNYSAKRGFWEDSREYPDAMFADRHHFGGRIMLVDVDLEVQASNYRRDVPMISMLSMLNGHAIVGHPIQMEVLESGSSENLLAAADNIFPESLESPNRLPPSWRTGRRTANSRVPRPHLYSSIENDCKHQTRSAYQGRKLPFGSSQGQKANMSIPIISNYSADKIFSKNSPRKISPSTSQKIRTLSSIASEPKNRRNDMRSGGSSSGDYHVDGLIKTEAPPTVVACIPVSLVFSRLHEELLGCHQ from the exons ATGCCTCCAaagaaaagagagaaatatGCTCGTCGGGAAGATGCAATACTACATGCTCTTGAACTAGAGAGGCAATTATTGGAGAATAAGTATGGGAAATTGGAAAATTCTTCTAATCATAGGAGCAAATCGTCACCAGATGCTGCAACATCTTCAGAGTATTTGGGAGATGGAggcaaaaataaaaatgaatccaGATCAGATCAAATATCTGAAAGGCTTGGTTTGTCTCCTGTTGAGAAGAATGCAGAGGTCTGTCTGTATGAAGTGATTGCTAGAGAGGAAAGTCAATTGAGTGGAGATGATGATGGTGCCAGTGTGCTGCCTCGGACGCGAGGATTACAGGACTTTGGTCTCCGCGCTGCACCAATTA GAGAGGAGCTGTCCGGAGTTACATTTCGTGCAAAGAGGAGCAGATGTGCTTACCTGTCGAATGATTCTGGAGATTATTTGAATGATGGACGATTGCAATCCTCGCTGGCAGAAATGCCAGTTTCCAAGCTTGAAGAAAAAGACTTGCCCTATTCGGATTTGGGTGAAGAGCGTATTTCTGAGTCCACAGAGGATACAGAAACAGATTGCTCTGAGACAGATTCTATGGAATCAGATTCAGATGATGATTTGACTGCACTTTCTG ATGGTTCTGCCTCTATAGAATTGCATCCTAAATATCCGAGAATTGAAGCCAATGAAGGGCATGGAAGTATTAACAGTGATGACCCCGATGAATTGACATTTCCTGATGATTTGTCCAACCCAAACGAACATGCATCAACTAAATCAGGTGTATCTAAATGGCAgctgaaaaggaaaagaaataaCCGTGGTCTCGGAAAGCGGTCAATTGACAGAACTGATTCAGAGGTATTCAGACGAAATACGAATGGAAGAAGTTCCCATTGGACCAGTGGTGGTACCAAGGCTGATTCAGGCCATAAAAGTTGTAGGACCCATGCGGCCAAATATAAATCAACAGGTCTAAGTCGTTCTAGTCACAATATCCTAGATTCAGATGTGATGACATGGGATAATTACTCTGCAAAAAGAGGATTTTGGGAGGATAGTCGTGAGTATCCAGACGCTATGTTCGCTGATAGGCATCATTTTGGTGGTAGGATCATGTTGGTGGATGTGGATTTAGAAGTTCAGGCCAGCAACTACCGAAGGGACGTTCCTATGATTTCAATGCTGAGTATGCTAAATGGACATGCTATAGTTGGTCATCCCATCCAAATGGAAGTGCTCGAGAGTGGGTCATCAGAAAACCTTCTTGCTGCAGCTGATAATATTTTCCCTGAGTCGTTGGAGAGTCCTAACAGGCTTCCCCCCTCATGGAGGACTGGCCGTAGGACAGCAAATTCTCGTGTTCCACGTCCACATTTATACTCATCAATTGAAAATGATTGTAAGCATCAAACTCGATCGGCCTATCAAGGTAGAAAGCTCCCATTTGGCTCCAGTCAAGGTCAGAAAGCAAATATGTCCATACCAATCATTTCCAATTATTCTGCCGATAAGATATTCTCCAAAAATTCACCGAGGAAAATTAGCCCATCTACTAGTCAGAAGATTAGAACATTGTCTTCAATTGCCTCTGAGCCGAAAAATCGTCGTAACGATATGAGAAGTGGTGGCAGCAGCAGCGGTGACTACCATGTGGATGGGCTGATAAAAACCGAAGCTCCACCCACAGTCGTTGCTTGTATACCTGTAAGCCTGGTATTCAGTAGGCTACATGAGGAGTTACTCGGGTGCCATCAGTAG
- the LOC142525586 gene encoding uncharacterized protein LOC142525586 isoform X2 — protein MGEWPADRDVGGQVSRLLEEAKELQDLAASLIARTSREEDALRQRVASLDSHIGSLRSSLRSSKQAEKLEDELVRARYVLSEGDAAAFLPTKSHGRFLRMFLGPINVRANRKDVQLKVKEEYNKFRDRTAFLFLFLPSLLLTLRSWIWDGCLPALPVQLYQAWLLYLYTGLTLRENILRVNGSGIRPWWIKHHYYAMAMALISLTWEIERGPDCSQKQRGVQLFLKWAIMQGVSMILQNRYQRQRLYTRIALGKARRMDVVWGETAGVEGQLLLLCPILFTLQGFEAYVGVLLLKTALGGFTSEWQVITSGILLIIMAAGNFANTVQTLITKSRVKAKMKRGKSRQDLNQGFDDEVW, from the exons ATGGGAGAATGGCCGGCTGATCGAGATGTCGGGGGCCAGGTTTCCAGGCTGCTTGAAGAAGCCAAGGAGTTGCAGGACTTAGCGGCATCCCTCATAGCCCGCACCTCTCGCGAAGAAGACGCGCTCCGCCAGCGCGTTGCGTCACTCGACTCCCATATCGGTTCCCTGCGTTCCTCTCTTCGGAGCTCCAAACAAGCCGAAAAA TTGGAAGATGAATTGGTTAGAGCAAGATATGTCCTGAGCGAAGGAGACGCAGCTGCATTTCTCCCGACCAAATCTCATG GGAGATTTTTGAGGATGTTTCTTGGTCCAATTAATGTGCGGGCGAACAGAAAGGATGTGCAACTGAAAGTGAAAGAGGAATACAATAAGTTCAGA GATAGAACAGCATTCTTGTTCCTTTTTTTGCCATCACTGCTGCTGACGTTAAGGTCATGGATTTGGGATGGATGTTTGCCTGCATTGCCAGTTCAACTTTACCAG GCATGGTTGCTGTATCTCTACACAGGTTTGACTTTGAGAGAGAATATTTTGAGAGTTAATGGAAGCGGCATACGCCCATG GTGGATTAAGCATCACTATTATGCTATGGCTATGGCTCTCATAAGTCTTACATGGGAGATAGAGAGAGGACCTGATTGTTCCCAAAAACAG AGAGGTGTACAGCTGTTTTTGAAATGGGCGATTATGCAAGGAGTCTCCATGATTCTTCAGAATAGATATCAAAGGCAGAGACTGTACACACGTATTGCACTTGGCAAg GCCAGGAGAATGGATGTTGTTTGGGGAGAAACTGCCGGAGTGGAGGGTCAGTTGTTGTTGCTATGTCCTATCCTCTTTACTTTGCAG GGTTTTGAGGCCTATGTGGGGGTCTTATTGCTTAAAACTGCACTTGGTGGTTTTACTTCCGAGTGGCAG GTAATTACCAGTGGGATTCTTCTCATAATCATGGCTGCTGGGAATTTTGCAAACACAGTGCAGACCCTAATTACAAAATCTCGCGTGAAGGCAAAAATGAAGAGAGGAAAAAGCAGGCAAGACTTGAATCAGGGATTTGATGACGAG GTGTGGTGA
- the LOC142525586 gene encoding uncharacterized protein LOC142525586 isoform X1 translates to MGEWPADRDVGGQVSRLLEEAKELQDLAASLIARTSREEDALRQRVASLDSHIGSLRSSLRSSKQAEKLEDELVRARYVLSEGDAAAFLPTKSHGRFLRMFLGPINVRANRKDVQLKVKEEYNKFRDRTAFLFLFLPSLLLTLRSWIWDGCLPALPVQLYQAWLLYLYTGLTLRENILRVNGSGIRPWWIKHHYYAMAMALISLTWEIERGPDCSQKQRGVQLFLKWAIMQGVSMILQNRYQRQRLYTRIALGKARRMDVVWGETAGVEGQLLLLCPILFTLQGFEAYVGVLLLKTALGGFTSEWQVITSGILLIIMAAGNFANTVQTLITKSRVKAKMKRGKSRQDLNQGFDDEFCVG, encoded by the exons ATGGGAGAATGGCCGGCTGATCGAGATGTCGGGGGCCAGGTTTCCAGGCTGCTTGAAGAAGCCAAGGAGTTGCAGGACTTAGCGGCATCCCTCATAGCCCGCACCTCTCGCGAAGAAGACGCGCTCCGCCAGCGCGTTGCGTCACTCGACTCCCATATCGGTTCCCTGCGTTCCTCTCTTCGGAGCTCCAAACAAGCCGAAAAA TTGGAAGATGAATTGGTTAGAGCAAGATATGTCCTGAGCGAAGGAGACGCAGCTGCATTTCTCCCGACCAAATCTCATG GGAGATTTTTGAGGATGTTTCTTGGTCCAATTAATGTGCGGGCGAACAGAAAGGATGTGCAACTGAAAGTGAAAGAGGAATACAATAAGTTCAGA GATAGAACAGCATTCTTGTTCCTTTTTTTGCCATCACTGCTGCTGACGTTAAGGTCATGGATTTGGGATGGATGTTTGCCTGCATTGCCAGTTCAACTTTACCAG GCATGGTTGCTGTATCTCTACACAGGTTTGACTTTGAGAGAGAATATTTTGAGAGTTAATGGAAGCGGCATACGCCCATG GTGGATTAAGCATCACTATTATGCTATGGCTATGGCTCTCATAAGTCTTACATGGGAGATAGAGAGAGGACCTGATTGTTCCCAAAAACAG AGAGGTGTACAGCTGTTTTTGAAATGGGCGATTATGCAAGGAGTCTCCATGATTCTTCAGAATAGATATCAAAGGCAGAGACTGTACACACGTATTGCACTTGGCAAg GCCAGGAGAATGGATGTTGTTTGGGGAGAAACTGCCGGAGTGGAGGGTCAGTTGTTGTTGCTATGTCCTATCCTCTTTACTTTGCAG GGTTTTGAGGCCTATGTGGGGGTCTTATTGCTTAAAACTGCACTTGGTGGTTTTACTTCCGAGTGGCAG GTAATTACCAGTGGGATTCTTCTCATAATCATGGCTGCTGGGAATTTTGCAAACACAGTGCAGACCCTAATTACAAAATCTCGCGTGAAGGCAAAAATGAAGAGAGGAAAAAGCAGGCAAGACTTGAATCAGGGATTTGATGACGAG TTTTGTGTGGGATAA
- the LOC142524223 gene encoding uncharacterized protein At1g51745-like isoform X1 translates to MKLVHTEHFKSTVYLNPTAKQSPWFQLNAPNCEVPQHFEENPNPTPFFLITIFRSLKSCLFLIRIKLLFTCVHYGWLTDRSRDWYNLEKSKRVKAFRCGEFDDCIERAEASQGMPPKKREKYARREDAILHALELERQLLENKYGKLENSSNHRSKSSPDAATSSEYLGDGGKNKNESRSDQISERLGLSPVEKNAEVCLYEVIAREESQLSGDDDGASVLPRTRGLQDFGLRAAPIREELSGVTFRAKRSRCAYLSNDSGDYLNDGRLQSSLAEMPVSKLEEKDLPYSDLGEERISESTEDTETDCSETDSMESDSDDDLTALSDGSASIELHPKYPRIEANEGHGSINSDDPDELTFPDDLSNPNEHASTKSGVSKWQLKRKRNNRGLGKRSIDRTDSEVFRRNTNGRSSHWTSGGTKADSGHKSCRTHAAKYKSTGLSRSSHNILDSDVMTWDNYSAKRGFWEDSREYPDAMFADRHHFGGRIMLVDVDLEVQASNYRRDVPMISMLSMLNGHAIVGHPIQMEVLESGSSENLLAAADNIFPESLESPNRLPPSWRTGRRTANSRVPRPHLYSSIENDCKHQTRSAYQGRKLPFGSSQGQKANMSIPIISNYSADKIFSKNSPRKISPSTSQKIRTLSSIASEPKNRRNDMRSGGSSSGDYHVDGLIKTEAPPTVVACIPVSLVFSRLHEELLGCHQ, encoded by the exons ATGAAATTGGTTCATACCGAACACTTTAAATCCACTGTTTACCTGAATCCAACCGCCAAGCAGTCCCCGTGGTTTCAATTGAATGCCCCCAATTGTGAAGTTCCCCAACATTTTGAAGAAAACCCTAACCCTACCCCCTTTTTCTTAATTACAATATTCAGATCGTTGAAAAGCTGTCTCTTCCTAATCCGTATAAAATTGCTGTTTACCTGTGTTCATTATGGGTGGCTTACCGATAGGAGTCG GGACTGGTACAATTTGGAGAAGTCAAAACGGGTAAAGGCATTCCGATGTGGTGAGTTCGATGACTGTATAGAAAGGGCTGAAGCCTCTCAGGGTATGCCTCCAaagaaaagagagaaatatGCTCGTCGGGAAGATGCAATACTACATGCTCTTGAACTAGAGAGGCAATTATTGGAGAATAAGTATGGGAAATTGGAAAATTCTTCTAATCATAGGAGCAAATCGTCACCAGATGCTGCAACATCTTCAGAGTATTTGGGAGATGGAggcaaaaataaaaatgaatccaGATCAGATCAAATATCTGAAAGGCTTGGTTTGTCTCCTGTTGAGAAGAATGCAGAGGTCTGTCTGTATGAAGTGATTGCTAGAGAGGAAAGTCAATTGAGTGGAGATGATGATGGTGCCAGTGTGCTGCCTCGGACGCGAGGATTACAGGACTTTGGTCTCCGCGCTGCACCAATTA GAGAGGAGCTGTCCGGAGTTACATTTCGTGCAAAGAGGAGCAGATGTGCTTACCTGTCGAATGATTCTGGAGATTATTTGAATGATGGACGATTGCAATCCTCGCTGGCAGAAATGCCAGTTTCCAAGCTTGAAGAAAAAGACTTGCCCTATTCGGATTTGGGTGAAGAGCGTATTTCTGAGTCCACAGAGGATACAGAAACAGATTGCTCTGAGACAGATTCTATGGAATCAGATTCAGATGATGATTTGACTGCACTTTCTG ATGGTTCTGCCTCTATAGAATTGCATCCTAAATATCCGAGAATTGAAGCCAATGAAGGGCATGGAAGTATTAACAGTGATGACCCCGATGAATTGACATTTCCTGATGATTTGTCCAACCCAAACGAACATGCATCAACTAAATCAGGTGTATCTAAATGGCAgctgaaaaggaaaagaaataaCCGTGGTCTCGGAAAGCGGTCAATTGACAGAACTGATTCAGAGGTATTCAGACGAAATACGAATGGAAGAAGTTCCCATTGGACCAGTGGTGGTACCAAGGCTGATTCAGGCCATAAAAGTTGTAGGACCCATGCGGCCAAATATAAATCAACAGGTCTAAGTCGTTCTAGTCACAATATCCTAGATTCAGATGTGATGACATGGGATAATTACTCTGCAAAAAGAGGATTTTGGGAGGATAGTCGTGAGTATCCAGACGCTATGTTCGCTGATAGGCATCATTTTGGTGGTAGGATCATGTTGGTGGATGTGGATTTAGAAGTTCAGGCCAGCAACTACCGAAGGGACGTTCCTATGATTTCAATGCTGAGTATGCTAAATGGACATGCTATAGTTGGTCATCCCATCCAAATGGAAGTGCTCGAGAGTGGGTCATCAGAAAACCTTCTTGCTGCAGCTGATAATATTTTCCCTGAGTCGTTGGAGAGTCCTAACAGGCTTCCCCCCTCATGGAGGACTGGCCGTAGGACAGCAAATTCTCGTGTTCCACGTCCACATTTATACTCATCAATTGAAAATGATTGTAAGCATCAAACTCGATCGGCCTATCAAGGTAGAAAGCTCCCATTTGGCTCCAGTCAAGGTCAGAAAGCAAATATGTCCATACCAATCATTTCCAATTATTCTGCCGATAAGATATTCTCCAAAAATTCACCGAGGAAAATTAGCCCATCTACTAGTCAGAAGATTAGAACATTGTCTTCAATTGCCTCTGAGCCGAAAAATCGTCGTAACGATATGAGAAGTGGTGGCAGCAGCAGCGGTGACTACCATGTGGATGGGCTGATAAAAACCGAAGCTCCACCCACAGTCGTTGCTTGTATACCTGTAAGCCTGGTATTCAGTAGGCTACATGAGGAGTTACTCGGGTGCCATCAGTAG
- the LOC142524223 gene encoding uncharacterized protein At1g51745-like isoform X2, translated as MGSSESGEVADGCVGSIVWVRRRNGSWWPGKILGQEELSLSHITSPRSGTPVKLLGREDASVDWYNLEKSKRVKAFRCGEFDDCIERAEASQGMPPKKREKYARREDAILHALELERQLLENKYGKLENSSNHRSKSSPDAATSSEYLGDGGKNKNESRSDQISERLGLSPVEKNAEVCLYEVIAREESQLSGDDDGASVLPRTRGLQDFGLRAAPIREELSGVTFRAKRSRCAYLSNDSGDYLNDGRLQSSLAEMPVSKLEEKDLPYSDLGEERISESTEDTETDCSETDSMESDSDDDLTALSDGSASIELHPKYPRIEANEGHGSINSDDPDELTFPDDLSNPNEHASTKSGVSKWQLKRKRNNRGLGKRSIDRTDSEVFRRNTNGRSSHWTSGGTKADSGHKSCRTHAAKYKSTGLSRSSHNILDSDVMTWDNYSAKRGFWEDSREYPDAMFADRHHFGGRIMLVDVDLEVQASNYRRDVPMISMLSMLNGHAIVGHPIQMEVLESGSSENLLAAADNIFPESLESPNRLPPSWRTGRRTANSRVPRPHLYSSIENDCKHQTRSAYQGRKLPFGSSQGQKANMSIPIISNYSADKIFSKNSPRKISPSTSQKIRTLSSIASEPKNRRNDMRSGGSSSGDYHVDGLIKTEAPPTVVACIPVSLVFSRLHEELLGCHQ; from the exons ATGGGTAGTTCAGAATCTGGGGAAGTGGCTGATGGTTGTGTGGGGAGTATAGTGTGGGTTCGAAGGCGTAATGGGTCTTGGTGGCCTGGAAAAATACTTGGTCAGGAAGAGCTATCTTTGTCTCATATAACATCTCCGCGATCTGGAACTCCTGTGAAGCTTCTTGGGAGGGAAGATGCTAGCGT GGACTGGTACAATTTGGAGAAGTCAAAACGGGTAAAGGCATTCCGATGTGGTGAGTTCGATGACTGTATAGAAAGGGCTGAAGCCTCTCAGGGTATGCCTCCAaagaaaagagagaaatatGCTCGTCGGGAAGATGCAATACTACATGCTCTTGAACTAGAGAGGCAATTATTGGAGAATAAGTATGGGAAATTGGAAAATTCTTCTAATCATAGGAGCAAATCGTCACCAGATGCTGCAACATCTTCAGAGTATTTGGGAGATGGAggcaaaaataaaaatgaatccaGATCAGATCAAATATCTGAAAGGCTTGGTTTGTCTCCTGTTGAGAAGAATGCAGAGGTCTGTCTGTATGAAGTGATTGCTAGAGAGGAAAGTCAATTGAGTGGAGATGATGATGGTGCCAGTGTGCTGCCTCGGACGCGAGGATTACAGGACTTTGGTCTCCGCGCTGCACCAATTA GAGAGGAGCTGTCCGGAGTTACATTTCGTGCAAAGAGGAGCAGATGTGCTTACCTGTCGAATGATTCTGGAGATTATTTGAATGATGGACGATTGCAATCCTCGCTGGCAGAAATGCCAGTTTCCAAGCTTGAAGAAAAAGACTTGCCCTATTCGGATTTGGGTGAAGAGCGTATTTCTGAGTCCACAGAGGATACAGAAACAGATTGCTCTGAGACAGATTCTATGGAATCAGATTCAGATGATGATTTGACTGCACTTTCTG ATGGTTCTGCCTCTATAGAATTGCATCCTAAATATCCGAGAATTGAAGCCAATGAAGGGCATGGAAGTATTAACAGTGATGACCCCGATGAATTGACATTTCCTGATGATTTGTCCAACCCAAACGAACATGCATCAACTAAATCAGGTGTATCTAAATGGCAgctgaaaaggaaaagaaataaCCGTGGTCTCGGAAAGCGGTCAATTGACAGAACTGATTCAGAGGTATTCAGACGAAATACGAATGGAAGAAGTTCCCATTGGACCAGTGGTGGTACCAAGGCTGATTCAGGCCATAAAAGTTGTAGGACCCATGCGGCCAAATATAAATCAACAGGTCTAAGTCGTTCTAGTCACAATATCCTAGATTCAGATGTGATGACATGGGATAATTACTCTGCAAAAAGAGGATTTTGGGAGGATAGTCGTGAGTATCCAGACGCTATGTTCGCTGATAGGCATCATTTTGGTGGTAGGATCATGTTGGTGGATGTGGATTTAGAAGTTCAGGCCAGCAACTACCGAAGGGACGTTCCTATGATTTCAATGCTGAGTATGCTAAATGGACATGCTATAGTTGGTCATCCCATCCAAATGGAAGTGCTCGAGAGTGGGTCATCAGAAAACCTTCTTGCTGCAGCTGATAATATTTTCCCTGAGTCGTTGGAGAGTCCTAACAGGCTTCCCCCCTCATGGAGGACTGGCCGTAGGACAGCAAATTCTCGTGTTCCACGTCCACATTTATACTCATCAATTGAAAATGATTGTAAGCATCAAACTCGATCGGCCTATCAAGGTAGAAAGCTCCCATTTGGCTCCAGTCAAGGTCAGAAAGCAAATATGTCCATACCAATCATTTCCAATTATTCTGCCGATAAGATATTCTCCAAAAATTCACCGAGGAAAATTAGCCCATCTACTAGTCAGAAGATTAGAACATTGTCTTCAATTGCCTCTGAGCCGAAAAATCGTCGTAACGATATGAGAAGTGGTGGCAGCAGCAGCGGTGACTACCATGTGGATGGGCTGATAAAAACCGAAGCTCCACCCACAGTCGTTGCTTGTATACCTGTAAGCCTGGTATTCAGTAGGCTACATGAGGAGTTACTCGGGTGCCATCAGTAG